From a single Bacillus pseudomycoides DSM 12442 genomic region:
- a CDS encoding ATP-binding protein — MKENFISFQEEKKNARLFLWVLNIVWVIYETVYSVMLGDSETLIRLDVQVPKFLYGACIIACSMYMMKREQAYRVKYIYLIAYMCSEILNLYWYALHNKVAFDDGHTIEFVFILFVPIFMSKRYLLWLFLVIMGKYSVLLVLGKKAAFMPLVMYSLLLFVTYLLLNRFLQYLSTVNNVMIEKRESEKLVVIGKMAASVGHEIKNPLSSLRGFTQLQKEKYVDDKVYEHMIDEIEHINNMISELMVMATCKPSTYSSYLIEGIVSNALKEMSAEINRKQLYLIYDVAPDQIKIDCDHRKLKGVFLYIIKNAIEAMEHGGTLQIHINKRNEDGVIVSIVDNGCGVQEENLQRITEAFYTTKKNGIGLGLTVACKIIEEHDGKIHITSKRNVGTKVDIILPI; from the coding sequence GTGAAAGAAAACTTTATCTCATTTCAAGAAGAAAAGAAAAATGCTCGACTCTTTTTATGGGTATTGAATATTGTATGGGTTATATATGAAACAGTTTATTCTGTTATGCTAGGAGATTCTGAAACACTAATAAGATTAGATGTTCAAGTTCCAAAGTTTTTGTATGGAGCCTGCATAATAGCATGTAGTATGTATATGATGAAAAGGGAACAGGCATATCGTGTTAAGTATATATATTTAATAGCTTATATGTGTTCAGAAATTTTAAACTTATATTGGTATGCACTTCACAATAAAGTAGCATTTGATGATGGGCATACAATTGAATTTGTTTTTATTTTATTTGTGCCAATCTTTATGAGTAAACGGTATTTGCTTTGGTTATTTTTGGTTATTATGGGGAAATACAGTGTACTTTTGGTCCTAGGGAAAAAAGCGGCATTTATGCCGTTGGTTATGTATAGCCTCTTATTATTTGTAACGTATCTCCTATTGAATCGATTTTTACAGTACCTTTCTACTGTAAACAACGTGATGATAGAAAAGCGAGAGTCTGAAAAGCTCGTAGTTATTGGAAAAATGGCAGCATCTGTTGGACATGAAATTAAAAATCCACTTTCATCGTTAAGGGGATTTACGCAATTGCAGAAAGAGAAATATGTAGATGATAAAGTGTATGAACATATGATTGATGAAATTGAGCATATAAACAATATGATAAGTGAGCTTATGGTAATGGCAACTTGTAAACCTTCTACCTACAGTAGTTATTTAATAGAAGGTATTGTATCAAATGCGTTGAAAGAAATGAGTGCAGAAATCAACAGGAAACAGCTGTATCTCATTTATGATGTTGCACCTGATCAAATAAAAATAGATTGTGATCATCGTAAATTAAAAGGAGTATTTCTATACATAATAAAGAACGCAATTGAAGCGATGGAACATGGCGGAACACTTCAAATACATATAAACAAAAGAAATGAAGATGGTGTAATAGTAAGTATTGTAGATAATGGGTGCGGTGTGCAGGAAGAGAATTTACAGCGTATAACAGAAGCCTTTTATACGACAAAGAAAAATGGCATCGGTTTAGGGCTTACTGTTGCTTGCAAGATTATTGAAGAACATGATGGGAAAATACACATTACGAGTAAAAGAAACGTAGGAACGAAAGTAGACATTATTTTACCTATATAA
- a CDS encoding acyltransferase family protein, with product MPEPLKKSSRYMVGLDSLRGLAILGVILYHINFNWMPGGFLGVTVFFVLSGYLITDILAIEWKRNKRIDLKKFWLSRARRLLPGMLVMLVIVLAWITIFHSSLLGKMRGDSLAALLYFSNWWYIYHKLSYFDSFSQLSPLNHFWSLAVEEQFYVIWPFIISLAFRYIKKKSHIILFIVLGAAASALAMAFLYEPGADPSRIYYGTDTRAFSLLIGAALALIWPSSRLANKIIPQARLILDVVGGMALIIILVMFWKTNQYDPFLYRGGMVILSIATALLVANLAHPASRIAQFLRFRPLRWMGVRSYGIYLWHYPIITLTTPKVSAGEFSLTRAILQFLLIIVAAQISWKFIENPIRQGALKNIRSRNWGMKNLALSGKLALVCALFVSTIAVFGLSTASKAKDNPQKDKVEAVQTEQKEKPKHPVAVREKPADEPPRNKEQQEATAQPKGPQTVTAVGDSIMIDVAPYLKNSFPNIRIDAKIGRQLSKAIPVVEQLKNEGNLGNHVIIGLGTNGAFTKEQLVSLIKVIGNERKIIFINTRVPRPWESLVNEKLKEVASEYQNVTLVDWYSASADNKAYFEPDGVHLTKTGAEAYAALVAKAVNQ from the coding sequence ATGCCCGAACCATTAAAGAAAAGTAGTCGCTATATGGTTGGATTGGACAGTCTAAGGGGCCTAGCTATACTAGGCGTCATTTTATATCATATTAATTTTAATTGGATGCCTGGAGGATTCCTAGGTGTTACTGTATTTTTTGTACTTTCGGGTTATTTAATTACAGATATTCTAGCTATAGAATGGAAGAGAAATAAGAGGATTGACTTGAAGAAATTCTGGCTCAGTAGGGCAAGGAGATTACTTCCTGGAATGCTTGTCATGCTTGTAATTGTTTTAGCATGGATTACAATTTTTCATAGTTCTTTGCTAGGAAAGATGCGTGGGGATTCGCTAGCAGCTTTATTATATTTCAGTAACTGGTGGTATATTTATCATAAATTATCGTACTTTGATAGTTTTAGCCAACTTTCTCCACTGAATCATTTTTGGTCGTTAGCTGTTGAAGAACAGTTCTATGTAATTTGGCCATTTATTATTAGCCTGGCGTTTCGTTACATAAAAAAGAAATCACATATCATTTTATTCATTGTTTTAGGGGCAGCTGCTTCTGCATTGGCAATGGCATTTCTGTATGAACCAGGAGCTGATCCAAGCAGAATTTATTACGGTACTGATACAAGGGCCTTTTCCTTATTGATTGGAGCGGCACTTGCCTTAATTTGGCCAAGCAGTAGGCTTGCAAATAAAATTATTCCACAAGCACGTCTCATTCTTGACGTAGTTGGAGGAATGGCTCTTATTATTATCCTCGTTATGTTTTGGAAGACAAATCAATATGATCCGTTTCTATATCGCGGAGGAATGGTCATTTTATCAATTGCTACTGCCTTATTAGTGGCGAACCTTGCTCACCCAGCTAGCCGAATTGCTCAATTTTTAAGGTTTAGACCACTGCGTTGGATGGGAGTACGATCGTATGGGATATATCTTTGGCATTATCCGATTATCACGTTAACGACTCCGAAGGTAAGTGCTGGAGAGTTTTCGCTTACAAGAGCAATTCTTCAATTTTTACTTATTATAGTAGCTGCACAAATTTCATGGAAGTTTATTGAAAATCCAATCCGACAAGGGGCATTGAAGAATATTCGCTCTAGGAATTGGGGAATGAAAAACTTAGCATTAAGTGGTAAGCTAGCCTTAGTATGTGCACTATTCGTTTCTACGATCGCTGTTTTTGGATTATCAACAGCTAGTAAAGCGAAGGATAATCCTCAAAAAGATAAGGTGGAAGCAGTACAAACGGAACAAAAAGAAAAACCGAAACATCCAGTGGCAGTTAGGGAAAAACCAGCTGATGAGCCACCTCGAAATAAAGAACAACAAGAAGCTACTGCGCAGCCTAAAGGTCCTCAAACAGTTACAGCTGTAGGTGATTCTATTATGATTGACGTCGCCCCGTATTTGAAAAATTCATTTCCTAATATTAGGATTGATGCAAAAATTGGTCGCCAACTGTCTAAAGCAATTCCTGTGGTGGAACAGCTAAAGAATGAGGGGAATTTAGGGAATCATGTCATTATTGGATTAGGTACAAATGGTGCCTTTACAAAAGAGCAACTCGTATCATTAATAAAAGTGATTGGGAATGAACGTAAAATTATATTCATCAATACGAGGGTACCACGTCCGTGGGAATCATTAGTGAATGAGAAATTAAAAGAAGTCGCATCTGAGTACCAAAATGTGACGTTAGTCGATTGGTATTCAGCAAGTGCTGATAATAAGGCGTATTTTGAGCCGGATGGCGTACATTTAACGAAAACAGGTGCAGAAGCATATGCTGCGCTTGTAGCAAAAGCGGTGAATCAATAA
- a CDS encoding ABC transporter permease: protein MDNIKQLHKQFRKKERQRTWTAASLQFSLLILFFTLWEISSKQEWIDPLLFSSPSSIWELFVSKWGDGSLWIHIWTTLLETGIGFILGTVLGTIIATVLWWIPLIARVLDPYLVVLNAMPKVALGPIIIVIFGPNISSSIAMGVIISIIITILVIYSAFQEVDSNYIKVMDTFGANKWQCYKQVILPSSFPAIISTLKVNVGLSWVGVIFGELLVSKQGLGYLISYGFQVFNFTLVLLSVLLTCALATLMYVFVEGFEKLLIGKKKRS, encoded by the coding sequence TTGGATAATATAAAACAATTACACAAACAGTTTCGAAAAAAAGAGCGTCAGCGTACTTGGACAGCTGCCTCTTTACAATTTTCACTTCTCATTCTCTTCTTTACATTATGGGAAATCTCCAGTAAACAGGAGTGGATCGATCCTTTACTCTTTAGCTCACCTTCAAGTATTTGGGAGTTATTTGTAAGTAAATGGGGAGACGGATCACTTTGGATTCACATATGGACGACACTGCTTGAGACAGGTATTGGTTTTATTCTCGGTACAGTTCTCGGAACAATTATCGCAACCGTTCTTTGGTGGATACCGCTTATAGCTCGCGTATTAGACCCATACCTTGTTGTGTTAAATGCAATGCCAAAAGTAGCACTTGGCCCGATTATTATCGTTATTTTCGGCCCAAACATCTCCTCTTCGATCGCAATGGGCGTTATTATTTCCATCATTATCACCATTCTTGTTATTTACAGTGCATTTCAAGAAGTTGATTCTAATTATATAAAAGTAATGGATACATTCGGCGCAAATAAATGGCAATGCTATAAACAAGTTATTTTACCGTCTTCCTTTCCAGCTATCATTTCAACTTTAAAAGTAAACGTTGGATTATCATGGGTTGGTGTTATTTTCGGTGAACTTCTTGTTTCCAAACAAGGACTCGGTTATTTAATTAGCTACGGATTCCAAGTATTTAACTTTACGCTTGTACTGCTGAGTGTATTACTGACATGTGCACTTGCTACTCTTATGTATGTGTTTGTTGAAGGATTCGAGAAACTATTAATAGGTAAGAAAAAAAGAAGCTGA
- a CDS encoding N-acetylmuramoyl-L-alanine amidase family protein yields the protein GWLQEGTTWYYLQNSGAMQTGWLQEGTTWYYLQSNGAMKTGWLQEGTTWYYLQGNGAMKIGWLDENGKVYYFDTNGVWIDNPIIFGKTIIVDPGHGGYDSGTLYENIYEKTIALQVGLKLKSLLAQSGSNVVMTRATDIFIPLGDRVRISNENKADIFVSVHVNSADATAAEGIETLYNSEHPKSKQALTLANAVQNALIKNTGAKNRFVKDRPELRVLKADNSAPPILVETGFLSNPNERVKLTSDKYQNVLAQSVFEGVLKYFSN from the coding sequence CGGGCTGGTTGCAGGAAGGAACAACCTGGTATTACCTGCAAAATAGTGGAGCAATGCAAACGGGCTGGTTGCAGGAAGGAACAACTTGGTACTATCTGCAAAGCAACGGAGCGATGAAAACAGGTTGGCTACAGGAAGGAACAACTTGGTACTACCTGCAAGGCAATGGGGCAATGAAAATCGGATGGTTAGATGAGAATGGTAAAGTATACTATTTTGATACAAATGGTGTTTGGATTGACAATCCAATCATATTTGGTAAAACAATTATAGTTGATCCAGGACATGGTGGATATGATTCAGGGACATTATATGAAAATATATATGAAAAAACGATTGCCCTGCAAGTAGGTTTGAAGTTAAAGAGTTTATTAGCTCAGAGTGGTTCAAATGTTGTGATGACACGAGCAACAGATATCTTTATTCCATTAGGAGATCGTGTTCGTATTTCAAATGAAAACAAAGCAGATATTTTTGTTAGTGTGCATGTAAATTCAGCTGATGCGACTGCAGCAGAAGGAATTGAAACGTTATATAATTCTGAACACCCAAAAAGTAAACAAGCACTTACTTTAGCAAATGCTGTACAGAATGCTTTAATTAAAAATACAGGTGCTAAAAATAGATTTGTAAAAGATCGACCAGAACTTCGTGTGTTAAAGGCAGATAATAGTGCACCACCTATATTAGTAGAAACAGGATTTTTATCAAATCCTAATGAAAGAGTAAAATTGACTTCTGACAAATATCAAAATGTACTGGCACAATCTGTGTTTGAAGGAGTTCTAAAATATTTTTCTAATTAG
- a CDS encoding ABC transporter ATP-binding protein, protein MSFLQISNVSHCFFAKENARLVLEDINLHVEEGEFISFLGPSGCGKTTLLSIIAGLLKPIEGIVFVEDEPVTKSTSSMGYMLQQDYLFPWKTIEENIMLGLHITKTYGEETKEHTLQLLKQVGLQGVEKQSPRELSGGMRQRAALVRTLATNPKILLLDEPFSALDYQTKLKLEELVFSLLHKYKKTSLLVTHDIEEAIAMSDRIYLLQANPGKIAKIFSVPKSIRSLPPLQARYHPDFPALFQDIWKELERLG, encoded by the coding sequence ATGAGTTTCTTACAAATATCTAATGTTTCCCACTGCTTTTTTGCAAAAGAAAATGCCCGGCTCGTCCTCGAAGATATTAACTTACACGTAGAAGAAGGGGAATTTATTTCCTTTCTTGGCCCAAGCGGCTGTGGAAAAACAACGCTTCTTTCTATTATTGCAGGACTATTAAAACCAATTGAAGGTATTGTCTTTGTAGAAGATGAGCCAGTGACAAAATCAACTTCTTCAATGGGATATATGCTCCAACAAGATTACTTGTTTCCCTGGAAAACAATTGAAGAAAATATAATGCTTGGGCTGCACATTACAAAAACATATGGAGAGGAAACGAAAGAACATACCTTACAACTTTTAAAGCAAGTCGGCTTGCAAGGCGTAGAAAAGCAATCCCCTCGGGAACTATCCGGTGGCATGCGCCAACGGGCAGCACTCGTTCGTACACTTGCAACAAATCCAAAAATCCTGTTGCTTGATGAACCATTTTCAGCTCTTGATTATCAAACGAAATTAAAATTAGAGGAGCTCGTATTTTCTTTATTACACAAATATAAGAAAACATCTCTTCTCGTCACGCATGACATTGAAGAAGCAATCGCAATGAGTGATCGTATTTACTTGCTTCAAGCAAACCCTGGGAAAATCGCAAAAATATTTTCAGTACCAAAAAGCATTCGCTCCCTACCACCGTTACAAGCAAGGTACCACCCTGATTTTCCAGCCCTCTTTCAAGACATATGGAAGGAGCTGGAGCGCCTTGGATAA
- a CDS encoding L-lactate dehydrogenase: MKKGINRVVLVGTGAVGCSYAYSMINQGVAEEFVLVDVNEAKAEGEAMDLSHAVPFSPSPTKVWSGSYADCKDADLVVITAGLPQKPGETRLDLVEKNTKIFKQIVRGIMDNGFDGIFLIATNPVDILTYVTWKESGLPKERVIGSGTTLDSARFRYMLGDYLDVDPRNVHAYIIGEHGDTELPVWSHATVGVQKLETILANNEQYNQDDLDKIFANVRDAAYHIIERKGATYYGIGMSLLRVTKAILNNENSVLTVSAYLEGQYSEKDAYVGVPAVINREGVREIVELELNEEEKAKFTHSVKVLKETMAPVL; this comes from the coding sequence ATGAAAAAAGGTATCAATCGTGTAGTATTAGTAGGAACAGGTGCAGTAGGTTGTAGTTATGCTTACTCAATGATTAACCAAGGTGTAGCTGAAGAATTTGTACTTGTGGATGTAAATGAGGCTAAAGCGGAAGGGGAAGCAATGGACTTAAGCCATGCGGTACCATTCTCTCCATCACCAACAAAAGTTTGGAGCGGTAGTTATGCAGATTGCAAAGATGCAGATTTAGTTGTTATCACTGCTGGATTACCACAAAAGCCAGGTGAAACTCGTTTAGATTTAGTTGAGAAAAATACAAAAATCTTTAAGCAAATCGTTCGCGGCATTATGGATAACGGATTTGATGGTATTTTCCTAATCGCAACTAACCCAGTTGATATTTTAACTTATGTAACTTGGAAAGAATCTGGATTACCAAAAGAACGCGTAATCGGTTCTGGTACAACTTTAGACTCTGCTCGTTTCCGCTACATGTTAGGTGACTATTTAGATGTAGATCCACGTAACGTTCATGCATATATCATTGGTGAGCACGGTGACACTGAACTTCCAGTATGGAGCCACGCTACTGTAGGTGTACAAAAGCTAGAAACAATCTTAGCGAACAACGAACAGTATAACCAAGATGATTTAGATAAAATCTTTGCAAATGTACGCGATGCTGCTTACCACATCATCGAGCGTAAAGGTGCAACTTACTACGGAATTGGTATGTCACTACTTCGTGTAACTAAAGCGATCTTAAACAACGAGAACAGTGTACTAACTGTATCTGCATACCTTGAAGGTCAATACAGCGAGAAAGATGCTTATGTAGGTGTTCCAGCTGTCATTAACCGCGAAGGTGTACGTGAAATCGTGGAGCTTGAGTTAAATGAAGAAGAAAAAGCGAAATTTACTCACTCTGTAAAAGTATTAAAAGAAACAATGGCACCAGTACTATAA
- a CDS encoding ABC transporter substrate-binding protein, with amino-acid sequence MKKFIAVFCILVLTVFTFVACSKKDDTKQQVQKIRIGEVTHSLFYAPLYVGIEKGFFKEEGLDIDLQTTAGGDKTMTALLSGGIDIALVGSETSIYVHQQGAKDPVINFAQLTQTDGTFLVSRKKLDSFNWNDVKGVTFLGQRKGGMPQMVGEYVLKKNGIDPHKDTNLIQNVEFANIANAFASGTGEFVQLFEPTASIFEKEGKGYIVASFGTESGTVPYTTFMAKESFLKKDKAAAEKFTRALYKAQQWVDTHSPEEIAEAVTPLFKDTSKDITVKVIERYKKQHSYATNPLLDVEEWKQLQKIMKEAGELQKEVPHEALVDTKIAESVIKK; translated from the coding sequence TTGAAAAAATTTATAGCTGTTTTTTGTATACTTGTACTTACTGTTTTTACGTTTGTGGCTTGTAGTAAAAAAGACGATACGAAGCAACAAGTGCAAAAGATTCGCATTGGTGAAGTTACACATTCCCTCTTCTACGCACCGTTATATGTTGGGATTGAAAAAGGATTCTTTAAAGAAGAAGGATTAGATATCGACCTACAAACGACAGCTGGTGGCGATAAAACAATGACTGCGCTGTTATCTGGTGGAATTGACATTGCACTTGTCGGCTCTGAAACATCCATTTATGTTCACCAGCAAGGAGCAAAAGACCCGGTTATTAACTTTGCTCAGCTCACGCAAACTGATGGTACATTTTTAGTTTCTCGCAAAAAATTAGACTCCTTTAATTGGAACGATGTGAAGGGCGTTACTTTCCTTGGTCAACGTAAAGGTGGTATGCCGCAAATGGTTGGGGAATACGTTTTGAAGAAAAATGGCATTGATCCACACAAAGATACAAATTTAATTCAAAATGTTGAGTTTGCTAATATCGCTAATGCCTTCGCGTCTGGTACAGGCGAATTTGTCCAGTTGTTTGAACCAACAGCGAGTATTTTTGAAAAAGAAGGAAAGGGCTATATCGTTGCTTCTTTTGGTACTGAATCTGGAACTGTTCCATACACAACATTTATGGCAAAAGAAAGCTTTTTAAAGAAAGACAAAGCAGCAGCGGAGAAATTCACACGTGCATTATATAAAGCACAGCAATGGGTTGATACGCATAGTCCAGAAGAAATTGCCGAGGCTGTTACACCACTTTTTAAAGATACTTCAAAAGATATTACGGTCAAAGTAATCGAGCGCTACAAAAAGCAACATTCGTATGCGACAAATCCATTATTAGACGTGGAAGAATGGAAACAACTACAAAAAATTATGAAAGAAGCTGGAGAATTACAAAAAGAAGTTCCACATGAGGCGCTCGTCGATACAAAAATTGCCGAAAGCGTTATTAAGAAATAG
- a CDS encoding metallophosphoesterase codes for MKANLEHAKTNRMNLNEEIPSLEQAKEGTSLLRFRRICIISLILFILPITIYVYAFHLETKSFSVTWNDIENPNIPEGFHGVKILQFSDTHFGPNFPHKQQQILVDKINKLKPDIVVFTGDLIDKFGEYVVEREYSQTILKQIRAPLGKYAVFGNHDRGGGGGHLYEQYMEKAGFTVLNNEMKRIKVANGDYITISGLDDFLLGKPKVKPTLQHLRTEDFNLLLLHEPDAVDQISEYPVDLQLSGHSHGGQVQLPFIGSIITTSLANKYVEGLYSLEGKSKPLQLYVNRGIGTTRMPVRFLSKPELSVFSLKRTSSYEKR; via the coding sequence ATGAAAGCGAATTTAGAACACGCCAAAACAAATAGAATGAATTTGAACGAAGAAATACCTTCTTTGGAACAAGCCAAAGAAGGTACTTCCTTATTGCGGTTTAGAAGAATATGTATCATTTCCCTCATACTATTCATTCTTCCAATAACAATTTATGTATATGCTTTTCATTTGGAAACAAAATCATTTTCAGTTACATGGAACGATATTGAAAATCCAAATATTCCAGAAGGTTTTCATGGTGTGAAAATCTTACAGTTTTCAGATACACATTTCGGACCAAACTTTCCTCATAAACAGCAGCAAATATTAGTGGATAAAATCAATAAGCTAAAGCCTGACATTGTGGTTTTTACAGGTGATTTAATTGATAAATTTGGAGAATATGTTGTGGAAAGAGAGTACTCACAAACGATTTTGAAACAAATTCGCGCTCCTCTTGGAAAATATGCTGTGTTTGGCAATCATGATCGAGGAGGTGGCGGGGGACACTTATACGAACAGTATATGGAGAAGGCTGGCTTTACTGTTTTGAATAATGAAATGAAGAGGATTAAAGTTGCCAATGGTGATTACATTACCATTTCTGGTCTAGATGATTTTTTACTTGGAAAACCAAAAGTTAAACCTACTCTTCAGCACCTTCGAACAGAGGATTTTAATCTCCTGCTATTACATGAACCAGATGCTGTTGATCAAATATCTGAATATCCAGTGGACCTTCAACTATCTGGTCATAGTCATGGTGGACAAGTACAGCTTCCGTTCATAGGTTCTATCATTACTACTTCACTAGCAAATAAATATGTAGAAGGACTTTATTCATTGGAAGGAAAGAGTAAGCCATTACAGTTGTATGTGAATCGTGGTATTGGTACTACTAGAATGCCGGTACGGTTTTTAAGTAAGCCGGAACTTTCTGTTTTTTCATTAAAGAGAACAAGCAGTTATGAGAAAAGATAG
- a CDS encoding DUF3986 family protein produces MKYEYDDSMHLHLDYFGDEFDVESIAYKRKHEDVWDVFFNFAFYGIPLVQVQEDEFMDDYSGYRVFSVHANDLSWEFGSAKFEEWLLEHRILEKSVQK; encoded by the coding sequence ATGAAATATGAATATGATGATAGCATGCATTTACATCTTGATTATTTTGGAGATGAATTTGATGTGGAATCGATTGCTTATAAAAGAAAACATGAAGATGTGTGGGATGTATTTTTTAACTTTGCTTTTTATGGGATTCCGCTAGTACAGGTACAGGAAGATGAATTTATGGATGACTATTCCGGGTATCGCGTTTTTTCTGTACATGCAAATGACTTAAGCTGGGAATTTGGAAGTGCTAAGTTTGAAGAATGGCTTTTGGAACATCGTATATTAGAGAAATCAGTGCAGAAATAG
- a CDS encoding carboxymuconolactone decarboxylase family protein, with translation METRFLMGKVNPEGYKAMVGLEKYLMTTSIDEILKELIKIRASQINGCAYCIDIHTKDARKLGETEQRIYALNAWRETPFFTQEERAVLALTEAITLVAETHVPDEVYEEVRNFFEEEQIAEIVMQIVTINAWNRIGVSTRLMPEKR, from the coding sequence ATGGAAACAAGATTTTTAATGGGAAAGGTAAACCCGGAAGGTTATAAGGCAATGGTAGGTTTAGAAAAATACTTGATGACTACAAGTATCGATGAAATATTGAAAGAGCTAATTAAAATCCGTGCTTCTCAAATCAATGGATGTGCGTATTGCATTGATATTCATACGAAAGATGCACGAAAACTAGGGGAAACAGAGCAACGTATTTATGCTCTTAATGCTTGGCGTGAGACACCATTTTTTACGCAGGAAGAACGTGCTGTGCTTGCTTTGACAGAGGCAATTACACTAGTAGCGGAAACGCACGTTCCTGATGAGGTATATGAAGAGGTAAGAAATTTCTTTGAAGAAGAACAAATTGCTGAAATCGTTATGCAGATTGTTACTATTAATGCATGGAATCGAATTGGGGTATCTACCCGTTTAATGCCGGAAAAAAGATAA
- a CDS encoding RNA polymerase sigma-70 factor: MDFETLYRTYQSLVYSVAYRLLGSVSDAEDVAQDILIKSQHMEQEQIRNMKAYLIKVTTNHCLNVLQSARKQREMYTGEWLPEPEIDTEKLNPMETLLQTERVSYAFLVLLEKLTPVERAIFVLREVFKYEYREIAELLNKSEANCRKIFSRCKEKIRHEVPVHPQQLDHTEKMIHTFIKGSETGNFEGFINLLTVDATLVTDGGGKVRAAIFPIMGKQRIQIFLESIVSRGFFQLELLPTIINGQFGILARNKGRAEKAICFEWDESGESIRRIYIVVNPDKLKHIPVL; this comes from the coding sequence ATGGATTTTGAAACTTTGTATCGAACGTATCAATCCTTAGTTTACTCTGTTGCATACCGCCTGCTTGGCTCTGTTAGTGATGCAGAGGATGTTGCACAGGATATACTCATTAAAAGTCAGCATATGGAGCAAGAACAAATTAGAAATATGAAAGCATATTTAATTAAGGTGACAACAAACCATTGTTTGAATGTACTACAGTCTGCGCGGAAACAGAGAGAAATGTATACAGGAGAATGGCTTCCTGAGCCAGAGATAGATACGGAGAAATTAAATCCAATGGAAACACTACTGCAAACCGAAAGAGTATCCTATGCATTTCTTGTACTGTTAGAGAAGTTAACACCTGTTGAAAGAGCTATATTTGTTTTAAGAGAAGTGTTTAAGTACGAGTATCGTGAAATAGCGGAGCTTTTAAACAAATCAGAGGCAAATTGCCGAAAGATTTTTAGTCGTTGTAAAGAGAAGATAAGGCATGAAGTACCCGTACATCCGCAACAATTGGATCATACAGAAAAGATGATACATACCTTTATCAAAGGCTCAGAAACAGGAAATTTTGAGGGATTTATTAATTTACTGACAGTAGATGCAACACTTGTCACTGACGGAGGCGGTAAAGTACGTGCTGCTATATTTCCGATTATGGGCAAACAGCGTATCCAGATATTTTTGGAGTCTATTGTTTCACGAGGATTCTTCCAATTGGAGCTTCTCCCAACTATCATAAATGGTCAATTTGGTATTTTAGCAAGGAATAAGGGCCGTGCAGAGAAGGCCATATGCTTTGAGTGGGATGAAAGCGGAGAATCCATTAGAAGAATTTACATTGTAGTCAATCCTGATAAACTAAAGCATATTCCAGTTCTATAG
- a CDS encoding HAD family hydrolase yields the protein MIRAVLFDLDGTLLDRHQSLKHFIHEQYDRYAHHFTSIIKSEYCSRFIQLDNNGYTWKNKVYATLLKEYAITSVTAEQLLHDYVTEFANHCIPFPNMHELLQQLQNKNIKVGIITNGITEFQMNNIRALNLHTYTNTILISEAEGIKKPHPAIFERALKQLNVRSEECIYVGDHPENDVTGAENAGIPAVWKKDSFWGEFEHSRVVENLLEVLSFVKLG from the coding sequence ATGATTCGTGCTGTGCTATTTGATTTAGATGGAACATTGTTAGATCGGCATCAATCTTTAAAACATTTTATTCATGAACAATATGATCGTTATGCTCATCATTTTACCAGCATTATTAAATCAGAATACTGTTCTCGTTTCATTCAGCTAGACAATAACGGCTATACTTGGAAAAATAAAGTATACGCTACCCTGCTTAAAGAATATGCAATTACAAGTGTGACAGCCGAACAACTCTTGCATGATTACGTAACAGAATTCGCAAACCACTGCATTCCTTTTCCAAATATGCATGAATTACTTCAGCAATTACAAAACAAGAATATTAAAGTGGGGATTATTACAAACGGCATAACCGAATTTCAAATGAACAATATTCGCGCTTTGAACTTACATACTTATACAAATACCATTCTCATTTCGGAAGCAGAAGGTATTAAGAAGCCACATCCAGCTATCTTTGAGCGTGCCCTCAAACAATTAAACGTCCGATCAGAAGAATGTATCTATGTTGGAGATCATCCGGAAAACGATGTAACCGGTGCTGAAAACGCCGGGATTCCTGCAGTTTGGAAGAAAGATTCATTTTGGGGAGAGTTTGAACATTCTCGTGTAGTTGAAAATTTACTTGAGGTACTTTCATTCGTAAAACTTGGATAA